From Pseudomonadota bacterium, a single genomic window includes:
- a CDS encoding hydantoinase/carbamoylase family amidase, with the protein MLDLKLATNTFDALHKNSLNPPGVTRAPYGKGEDMAHSLIHEIASNLNLDISVDFAGNQYMTLPGRDRNLPAVFIGSHMDTVPHGGNYDGAAGVIMGLTVLQHFRKIAWQPPQDITVMAIRAEEALWFSAPYIGSRMAFGRLPIEDFDTLERFDTGLSLGKHIEEAGFDMSPLRSGKSWLTADHIRCFIEPHIEQGPTLVNAEVPVGIVTGIRGNLRYRDCKVQGVYGHAGAVPRKNRGDALFAAVDFANALERYWDDYDASGIDFVCTIGEFSTDPEHHGMTKIPGDVRFTMDIRSLDSKILISTDKALQKKAKQIASSRNVKIELGQFREAKPAIMDKKLREIFYQCAEKLDIAVMPISSGAGHDCATFANEGIPCAMIFIRNENGSHNPNEKMEMSDFGEAAQLLTSFIESLD; encoded by the coding sequence ATGCTCGATCTTAAACTCGCTACTAACACTTTTGATGCGTTGCATAAAAACTCGCTGAACCCACCCGGGGTAACTCGTGCGCCATATGGCAAGGGCGAGGATATGGCACACTCGTTGATCCACGAGATAGCTAGCAATCTTAATCTTGATATTTCTGTTGACTTCGCAGGCAACCAATACATGACCCTACCGGGACGAGACCGCAATTTGCCTGCGGTTTTCATCGGCTCGCACATGGATACAGTACCCCATGGTGGTAATTATGATGGAGCGGCTGGTGTAATAATGGGATTGACTGTTCTACAGCATTTTCGAAAGATTGCTTGGCAACCCCCTCAAGATATTACCGTAATGGCAATTAGGGCAGAAGAAGCATTATGGTTCTCAGCGCCATACATTGGCAGCCGAATGGCATTCGGACGCTTGCCAATCGAAGATTTTGATACCCTAGAGCGCTTTGATACGGGCTTAAGTCTCGGCAAACATATAGAAGAGGCAGGCTTTGATATGTCCCCACTAAGGTCTGGCAAGTCATGGCTAACTGCAGATCATATTCGTTGTTTTATTGAACCGCATATTGAACAAGGGCCTACTTTGGTCAACGCTGAAGTGCCAGTTGGAATAGTAACCGGCATTCGCGGTAATCTTCGTTATCGAGATTGTAAAGTCCAGGGAGTATATGGCCACGCCGGCGCAGTTCCGCGAAAAAATAGAGGTGACGCTCTATTTGCCGCTGTCGACTTCGCAAATGCTCTCGAGAGATATTGGGATGATTACGACGCGTCGGGCATTGATTTTGTATGTACAATTGGCGAGTTTTCTACGGACCCGGAGCATCACGGCATGACCAAGATTCCGGGTGACGTAAGGTTCACAATGGACATTCGTAGTCTTGATTCAAAAATACTGATTTCCACCGATAAGGCCCTTCAAAAAAAGGCTAAACAGATTGCATCGAGCCGAAATGTAAAAATTGAGCTTGGCCAATTTCGCGAAGCCAAGCCAGCAATAATGGATAAAAAGTTACGTGAAATTTTTTATCAATGCGCGGAAAAACTCGATATCGCTGTAATGCCAATTTCGAGTGGTGCGGGGCACGATTGTGCAACTTTTGCTAATGAGGGAATTCCCTGCGCAATGATTTTTATAAGAAACGAAAATGGCAGTCATAATCCAAATGAAAAGATGGAAATGTCAGATTTTGGTGAAGCAGCGCAACTGTTAACATCCTTTATTGAGTCACTCGATTAA
- a CDS encoding amidase gives MKKPLHFRNIAECAREIASGALSPVELTEACLNVIEKYNPDVNAFLEVTADLALDQARAAEEEIRRIGPRSPMHGIPFALKDIYDTRHIATTGNSALYQNRIPVHDSACAERLYGAGAVLLGKLATHEFATGGPAYDLPWPPASNPWLLDRFPGGSSSGSGAAVATGMVPGALGSDTAGSIRLPAAFCGVAGLKPTYGRVSKRGVLPLSWTLDTCGPLTWTVEDSAIMLQIIAGHDSLDPCSAKREVPNYKSALQEDLKGMRIGMVRHFYQRDTPADDTTVAAMEDAAQTLEELGATVVDVTLPPLADYQAVTRVIIVSEAFAIHRESLLSKPELYSAVTRYRIMPGALVSAVEYTNALRFQRVLANKTVRAMETLDALLTATTYGPAPVQSQMRAEANFAKPPLTGAFNAAQLPALSVCNGFAPEGLPLGMQIVGKPFDEATILRIGHAYERATKWRDTRPAFKHPESYVDPITTDVSLDTIDPTALEKYRVRIESQGMQLDEPQLANLTEAMPHLEAMIERIPKDLEFEAVPGSLFSW, from the coding sequence ATGAAAAAACCTTTACATTTCCGGAATATAGCTGAGTGCGCCCGTGAAATAGCATCTGGTGCACTATCACCGGTTGAGTTGACGGAAGCATGTCTGAATGTGATTGAAAAATATAATCCGGATGTAAATGCCTTCCTTGAGGTAACGGCCGATCTCGCTTTAGACCAAGCTCGAGCCGCAGAGGAAGAGATCCGACGCATCGGTCCACGCAGCCCTATGCACGGCATACCTTTTGCCCTTAAAGATATATACGACACACGTCATATCGCTACTACGGGGAACTCTGCTCTATATCAGAACCGTATTCCAGTACATGATTCGGCATGTGCCGAGCGTCTCTACGGCGCAGGGGCTGTGCTTTTAGGCAAGCTTGCTACACATGAGTTTGCCACAGGCGGTCCAGCATACGACTTACCCTGGCCGCCTGCATCAAACCCTTGGCTATTGGACCGTTTTCCTGGCGGATCCAGCAGTGGTTCGGGCGCCGCTGTGGCAACAGGTATGGTCCCGGGCGCTCTTGGCAGCGATACGGCAGGTTCTATTCGTCTGCCAGCAGCGTTCTGCGGTGTCGCCGGATTAAAGCCGACTTACGGTCGGGTAAGTAAACGTGGCGTCCTGCCATTATCTTGGACCCTGGATACCTGTGGTCCTCTTACTTGGACGGTAGAGGATTCAGCAATTATGCTGCAGATCATTGCGGGGCATGACTCACTTGATCCGTGTTCCGCGAAGCGTGAGGTTCCCAATTATAAAAGCGCGTTACAGGAGGATCTGAAGGGTATGCGGATCGGTATGGTTCGTCATTTCTATCAGAGGGACACACCAGCCGATGATACAACAGTGGCAGCAATGGAAGATGCTGCTCAGACCCTAGAGGAGCTCGGTGCAACGGTCGTGGATGTAACCCTGCCACCTCTAGCAGACTACCAAGCAGTGACGCGTGTTATTATTGTGAGCGAGGCATTCGCCATTCACCGCGAAAGCCTGCTCTCAAAGCCAGAACTATACAGTGCAGTGACACGTTATCGTATTATGCCCGGAGCATTAGTGTCTGCAGTTGAATATACTAATGCGCTCAGGTTTCAGCGGGTCCTCGCAAATAAGACTGTACGCGCGATGGAAACACTTGATGCGCTTCTTACGGCTACAACTTATGGACCCGCGCCTGTACAGTCACAGATGCGTGCGGAGGCAAATTTTGCGAAACCTCCGCTCACCGGTGCGTTCAATGCGGCACAGCTACCAGCGTTAAGTGTGTGCAACGGCTTTGCGCCAGAGGGACTACCGTTGGGAATGCAAATCGTTGGAAAACCCTTTGATGAAGCAACTATTCTCCGCATAGGTCACGCCTACGAGCGTGCAACGAAATGGCGCGACACACGTCCAGCTTTTAAACATCCAGAGAGTTATGTCGATCCAATCACTACTGACGTTAGTTTAGATACGATTGACCCAACTGCGCTAGAGAAATACCGAGTACGGATTGAGTCTCAAGGTATGCAACTCGACGAGCCGCAACTAGCCAACCTAACAGAGGCTATGCCTCATCTTGAAGCGATGATTGAGCGTATTCCGAAAGACCTAGAATTTGAAGCCGTCCCAGGTTCATTATTTTCTTGGTAG
- a CDS encoding amidase, with protein MDEDLFFLSAAEAGRKIASKELSSTELTTALLARTDAIDGNLHAYIRLLRDEALASAKAADEALANGDIKGPLHGVPVALKDIIDLQGVHTTAHSRLLLDNIATADAFVTSKLKHAGAVITGKLATHEFAIGGPAFDLPFPPARNPWNREHHPGGSSSGAGASVAAGMVPAALGSDTGGSVRNPASCCGIVGIKPTYGRVSRRGVIPLSFSLDNVGPLTRTVEDSALILSIIAGHDPADPASASRPIDDYFKELKDGVRGLKIGLIRHFYNEDMIADAEMAESIESAAKLLSSLGAEVKEIRLPNLEQYSACSRIIMLSEAYAIHQKDLKFKPDSYSASSRRRILPGAFFSAADYVNATRKRTQLIDAFHDAMTGMDAAITVSSHETPANLSDMQEVERTYGRQARTPFNLIGNPAIAIPSGFHSNGLPLALQIVSRAFDEAMCFRIAWAIEQELNLGMKRPPV; from the coding sequence ATGGATGAAGATCTCTTCTTCTTAAGTGCGGCTGAAGCTGGTCGAAAAATTGCCTCTAAAGAATTATCCTCGACAGAATTGACCACAGCATTGTTGGCCCGGACCGATGCCATAGATGGAAATCTCCACGCCTATATTCGTTTACTCCGCGATGAAGCATTGGCGTCTGCGAAGGCCGCTGATGAAGCTTTAGCAAATGGTGATATAAAAGGGCCACTGCATGGTGTGCCGGTGGCCCTGAAAGATATAATTGATTTGCAAGGCGTGCATACGACCGCACATTCCAGACTGCTGCTGGACAACATTGCCACGGCTGATGCGTTTGTTACCAGCAAGCTAAAACATGCCGGTGCCGTGATTACTGGCAAGCTTGCAACCCATGAGTTTGCAATTGGTGGCCCAGCATTCGACTTACCCTTTCCACCTGCGCGTAACCCCTGGAATCGAGAACATCACCCAGGCGGATCTTCATCTGGCGCTGGTGCCAGCGTGGCAGCAGGCATGGTACCTGCCGCGCTCGGAAGCGATACGGGCGGCAGTGTACGTAATCCAGCCTCCTGCTGCGGAATTGTTGGTATCAAGCCAACTTATGGACGGGTCAGCCGACGGGGAGTGATCCCCCTATCTTTTTCGCTTGATAACGTTGGTCCATTGACCCGCACCGTTGAAGATAGTGCCCTCATTTTGTCTATCATCGCAGGACATGATCCGGCTGATCCCGCGAGCGCATCGAGACCCATTGATGATTATTTTAAAGAACTCAAAGATGGAGTGAGAGGTCTAAAAATTGGCTTGATCCGGCATTTTTACAATGAAGATATGATTGCGGATGCGGAGATGGCAGAGAGCATTGAAAGCGCCGCAAAACTACTTTCCAGCCTTGGGGCAGAGGTGAAAGAGATCCGGTTACCAAATCTAGAACAATACTCAGCATGTAGCCGCATTATTATGCTGAGTGAGGCCTACGCAATCCACCAAAAAGACCTAAAATTCAAGCCAGATAGTTATTCTGCTTCAAGTCGGCGCCGCATCTTACCGGGCGCCTTTTTTAGCGCAGCTGATTATGTCAACGCTACTCGCAAGCGCACGCAACTGATTGACGCGTTTCATGACGCAATGACAGGCATGGATGCGGCGATTACGGTTTCTAGCCACGAAACACCTGCAAACCTCTCGGATATGCAAGAGGTTGAGCGGACTTATGGCCGACAGGCGCGCACACCGTTCAACTTAATCGGGAACCCGGCGATTGCGATACCGAGCGGTTTTCATTCAAATGGCCTCCCATTAGCACTTCAGATTGTTAGCCGAGCTTTTGATGAGGCTATGTGCTTTCGAATTGCTTGGGCGATTGAGCAAGAACTCAACTTAGGAATGAAGCGGCCGCCTGTCTAA
- a CDS encoding ABC transporter ATP-binding protein, which produces MNKNSIISDPKVLTVKDLSVKFVTPDYSVHAVNNVSFDLKRGEVLTLLGESGSGKSVTLSAIQRLLPENITSIAGSIKINDEEILTMPAKRLNRLRGGQIAMIFQEPATSFDPVFTVGQQITEGIRHHTGCSKDEANKKALELLDLVRIPSPKDRIKNYPFEMSGGMRQRAMIALALSCDPMILLADEPTTALDATVQIQILLLLKDIQKELGLSIIFVTHDIGVSIEIGDRIAVMYGGQIVETGNLSDVINDAKHPYTKGLLSSTIHANSSGKRLHAIPGSPPNLSNAPSNCSFSERCEFANETCKNTMPENVKLGVERYSRCLRIGVWE; this is translated from the coding sequence TTGAATAAAAACTCAATCATTAGCGACCCAAAAGTCCTCACAGTAAAGGACCTCAGCGTTAAATTTGTCACACCGGATTATTCTGTGCACGCAGTTAACAATGTTTCATTCGACTTAAAGCGTGGAGAAGTTCTTACCTTGCTGGGTGAGTCAGGATCTGGAAAAAGTGTAACGCTTAGCGCTATTCAGCGTCTATTACCGGAAAACATTACTAGCATTGCAGGTAGTATTAAAATAAATGATGAAGAAATTCTAACCATGCCCGCTAAACGATTAAATAGGCTAAGGGGTGGACAAATTGCTATGATCTTTCAGGAGCCTGCTACATCCTTTGATCCTGTTTTTACTGTCGGTCAGCAAATCACCGAAGGGATAAGGCATCACACTGGATGTAGCAAGGACGAAGCAAATAAAAAGGCTCTGGAGTTACTGGATCTCGTCAGGATCCCATCCCCAAAAGATCGGATTAAAAATTACCCATTCGAAATGTCAGGAGGCATGCGGCAACGTGCGATGATCGCATTAGCATTGTCCTGTGATCCTATGATTCTGCTCGCGGATGAGCCGACTACAGCGCTTGATGCAACAGTGCAAATTCAGATACTTTTACTTTTGAAAGATATTCAAAAAGAACTTGGTCTCAGTATTATTTTTGTTACTCATGATATCGGGGTCTCAATCGAAATCGGTGATCGCATTGCGGTAATGTACGGCGGCCAGATCGTCGAAACCGGAAATCTTTCTGATGTCATTAACGATGCTAAACACCCCTACACGAAAGGTCTTTTGTCATCGACAATCCACGCTAATAGTTCTGGTAAGCGTTTACATGCCATCCCAGGCTCACCCCCAAATCTGTCAAATGCGCCGAGTAATTGTTCGTTTTCCGAACGATGTGAATTCGCCAACGAAACATGTAAAAATACAATGCCAGAAAATGTGAAGTTAGGCGTTGAACGTTATTCACGTTGCCTAAGAATAGGTGTCTGGGAATAA
- a CDS encoding TauD/TfdA family dioxygenase, with translation MSLQISEEPAEVASQSIEVSPLTIHIGAEISGVDLTRPLTQQQIDEIRAALLKWRVVFFRDQAMTHAQHIDFAKQFGECTPGHAVYGSDSEYPEIYPISKNRSANHFREQVRQRPWTGWHCDITAAINPPMASILRGDIVPPYGGDTQFTNLMAAYNALSPALQAFVCGLRGIFRNGMAGGANVSKEYAEQIKNRTLESEHPLVRVHPETGERALYVAPTHLKDIVDLTPTESAGVLEILWGHIVRPEFTVRFKWEPGSVAFWDNRAVSHLAPKDIFASDFDRQFYRVTLVGDVPVGVDGKESISLQGEPILAV, from the coding sequence GTGTCTTTACAAATCTCCGAAGAACCGGCTGAGGTCGCATCGCAATCCATAGAAGTATCACCTCTAACAATTCATATTGGTGCAGAAATTAGCGGTGTTGATTTAACGCGTCCGCTAACGCAGCAACAAATCGATGAAATACGAGCGGCTTTACTTAAGTGGCGCGTAGTTTTCTTCCGTGACCAAGCTATGACACATGCACAACACATAGATTTTGCAAAACAATTTGGTGAATGCACACCAGGGCATGCTGTGTATGGTAGCGATAGTGAATATCCAGAAATTTATCCAATTTCTAAAAATCGCAGCGCTAATCATTTTCGCGAGCAGGTTCGGCAACGTCCCTGGACAGGCTGGCATTGTGACATTACTGCAGCAATTAACCCGCCGATGGCTTCAATCCTGCGTGGTGATATCGTGCCGCCCTATGGAGGCGATACACAGTTTACGAATCTCATGGCTGCCTATAACGCCTTATCACCTGCGTTGCAGGCCTTTGTGTGCGGTTTGCGAGGCATTTTTAGAAATGGTATGGCAGGTGGCGCCAACGTTTCCAAGGAATATGCAGAACAAATAAAAAACCGAACGTTGGAATCCGAGCATCCATTGGTAAGGGTTCATCCGGAAACCGGTGAACGAGCACTTTATGTTGCTCCAACCCACTTGAAGGATATTGTCGATCTCACGCCAACGGAGAGTGCAGGGGTCCTCGAAATATTATGGGGACACATAGTCCGGCCAGAATTTACCGTTCGTTTTAAATGGGAACCCGGTAGTGTTGCATTTTGGGATAATCGGGCCGTGTCTCATTTGGCACCGAAAGACATATTTGCATCTGATTTCGACCGTCAGTTTTACCGAGTGACACTTGTTGGCGACGTGCCGGTGGGCGTGGATGGAAAGGAGTCTATCTCTCTCCAAGGCGAGCCTATCCTCGCAGTATAG
- a CDS encoding serine hydrolase has protein sequence MKFSNLSLFAVAVTLFLSGVFISTETLADHGPERMWQRQIKPYFKAHETGMVGPFKVNMESFGRELPSTVKQIKKQNFDEFFDDEYNLAAIVRKNNKVVYARFDDNRKINSQTPIQGMSMSKTALGAAVGSLVCDGSIKSLDDEIGTYAVGLRETAYNKISIRNVLQMNSGVTPLGRRDVRLANQMAMGMKKFAGNADVLAAVHHFKGTSRKQGEQHNYHSADPFALSVLVFELTGKSVAQIFYETVFKRFGPNGQMHWVADNKGRTVSQARLVMTAPDWNSFGQFIIDEVKSESCMGRFFKEGISSSVSTHRENVRYGFQFWVYDVDGESAITMTGHGGFFNILSVEKNTVISIFSVDEEYEAGNLFSNGVLAKIASEIVR, from the coding sequence ATGAAATTCTCAAATCTTTCGCTTTTTGCGGTGGCTGTCACTTTATTTCTTTCAGGGGTTTTTATCTCAACAGAGACCCTAGCAGACCATGGACCTGAGAGGATGTGGCAACGGCAAATTAAGCCGTATTTCAAAGCGCATGAAACAGGGATGGTAGGACCATTTAAGGTGAACATGGAGAGTTTTGGAAGGGAACTACCGAGTACGGTAAAACAAATAAAAAAACAAAATTTCGACGAATTCTTTGACGATGAATACAATCTCGCCGCAATAGTTAGAAAAAATAACAAAGTTGTCTATGCACGATTTGACGATAATAGAAAAATCAATTCTCAAACGCCTATTCAGGGAATGTCGATGTCAAAAACAGCATTAGGTGCTGCGGTTGGTAGCCTTGTATGCGATGGGTCTATTAAATCACTTGACGATGAAATTGGTACTTATGCCGTTGGATTAAGAGAAACAGCTTATAATAAAATATCGATACGTAATGTTTTGCAGATGAATAGTGGTGTAACCCCGCTAGGGCGAAGAGACGTAAGACTGGCCAATCAAATGGCTATGGGAATGAAAAAATTTGCTGGGAACGCGGATGTTCTGGCGGCTGTACACCATTTCAAAGGTACATCTCGCAAACAAGGCGAACAGCATAATTATCATTCCGCAGACCCTTTTGCGCTCTCGGTACTTGTTTTTGAACTTACGGGTAAATCGGTTGCACAAATTTTTTATGAGACCGTCTTTAAACGATTTGGGCCTAATGGACAAATGCATTGGGTAGCGGACAACAAGGGCCGGACAGTTTCTCAAGCCAGGTTGGTAATGACCGCTCCTGACTGGAATTCATTTGGTCAGTTTATAATTGATGAGGTTAAGTCTGAGAGTTGTATGGGCAGATTTTTTAAGGAAGGAATTTCCTCTTCTGTATCCACACATCGTGAAAACGTAAGATATGGTTTTCAGTTTTGGGTTTATGATGTTGATGGTGAGAGCGCAATCACCATGACTGGTCACGGTGGTTTTTTCAATATCCTTAGCGTAGAAAAAAACACTGTGATTTCTATTTTTTCAGTAGATGAAGAATACGAAGCAGGTAATTTATTCAGTAACGGCGTTTTGGCAAAAATTGCTTCAGAGATTGTCAGATGA
- a CDS encoding serine hydrolase has translation MSRLAIVVLFTVLLSDLAASEIYPGKKWDVVEEPESVGFSSVMLKQAKRIFERMDSNAFIVVYNGKLLISWGNTDEKLDVFSVRKSFLSSLFGVFSETGQIDLNASLEALGIDEDDKLSATEKSARIIDLLRSRSGVYHPAAYTSFKKIIQRPDRGSYKPGEYWFYNNWDFNVLATIFHQLIKTDIFSAFYNEIASPIGMQDFKISDGRFHKEYLSRYPAYPFRVTARDMARFGLLFARSGRWRGKQIIPEAWIRESTRTHSITSRRNSKSVGYGLMWWTVRPGRRHFKNHLGDDAFSARGNGGQFIIVAPSLDIVVVHTSDWKWTKKKVKAGQVGILLRAVLKAKTSN, from the coding sequence ATGTCACGTTTAGCCATTGTTGTTCTATTTACGGTGTTATTAAGCGATTTGGCAGCGAGTGAAATTTACCCTGGCAAAAAATGGGATGTGGTTGAAGAACCTGAATCTGTTGGTTTCTCAAGTGTCATGTTGAAACAGGCCAAAAGAATATTTGAACGTATGGATTCAAATGCTTTCATTGTTGTTTATAACGGAAAGCTTCTTATTTCGTGGGGCAACACAGACGAAAAACTCGATGTTTTTTCGGTGCGTAAAAGTTTTTTAAGTTCATTGTTCGGAGTTTTTTCAGAAACGGGCCAGATCGATTTAAATGCTAGCCTCGAAGCTCTGGGTATTGACGAGGATGATAAGCTTTCTGCAACAGAAAAATCTGCCCGCATCATCGATTTACTTCGATCTAGGTCTGGTGTTTACCATCCGGCGGCATACACATCCTTTAAAAAGATAATTCAGCGGCCCGACAGAGGTTCTTATAAACCTGGTGAATATTGGTTTTACAATAATTGGGACTTTAATGTGCTAGCAACAATTTTCCATCAGCTAATCAAAACCGATATCTTCAGTGCCTTTTACAATGAAATAGCTTCACCTATTGGGATGCAGGACTTTAAAATTTCAGATGGCCGTTTTCACAAAGAGTACCTTTCCCGCTACCCGGCTTATCCATTTCGCGTAACTGCTCGCGATATGGCGAGGTTTGGGTTACTTTTTGCCCGCTCAGGGCGGTGGCGTGGAAAACAAATCATACCAGAGGCTTGGATTAGGGAGAGTACTAGAACTCACTCAATAACAAGCCGACGAAACAGTAAAAGTGTAGGTTATGGTTTAATGTGGTGGACAGTGCGTCCTGGTCGTCGCCACTTTAAAAACCACCTCGGTGATGACGCATTTTCGGCGAGAGGCAACGGAGGACAATTCATTATTGTGGCTCCTAGTCTCGACATAGTGGTAGTTCACACCAGCGATTGGAAATGGACAAAAAAGAAGGTAAAAGCAGGCCAAGTCGGGATACTACTCCGAGCGGTTTTAAAAGCAAAAACATCAAATTGA
- a CDS encoding sulfatase-like hydrolase/transferase, which yields MSRSLLPLTYIVHGCAYLLKTLFQMELPEMSKAANLIFFLTDNHARSMLGCYGHPTVKTPNLDKIAEMGVRFDNAYCASPLCCPSRAAMASGLYPHQSGYWDNYFAYDGVQTSWHGQLRDEGRAAVAVGKLHYLSSEIAQGFSDEVVTMHIHKATGDLVGLLRGTDEGVPERISFRNMYGESGVGEAPYQKYDLDVTKCAIEWLNNEAPKIKEPWVLLVSYASPHPPFTVPERFFDMYPLDKVPMPVQWDERSRPDHPALNHIRRVDCLSEPVDENFVRRTVAGYCGLVSHIDEQIGEVIRAAREGGILETTRLLYTSDHGEAAGNHGMFGKSTLYEHSLGIPLMMCGPDIRKGTVVNEIVSNVDLFDTIIESVGSSVRGSNNDRMGASLWPLIDGVPNPRLGFAEVHVKSTKDAAYMLREDNIKLIYHVNSPSQMFDLKADPFETNDLVNDPAYSDTLGRLERELRKIIDPEEVDTRAKTAQLIHAERNGGVDAIRIQQNITMTPPPA from the coding sequence ATGTCACGATCACTGTTGCCGCTCACCTACATCGTTCACGGTTGTGCCTATTTATTGAAAACATTATTCCAAATGGAGTTACCAGAAATGTCAAAAGCAGCTAACTTGATTTTCTTTCTTACGGACAATCATGCGCGGTCCATGCTCGGGTGTTACGGGCATCCAACCGTAAAGACGCCTAACCTAGACAAGATCGCTGAGATGGGTGTGCGTTTTGACAATGCCTATTGCGCTAGCCCGCTTTGCTGCCCATCGCGCGCTGCTATGGCGAGCGGTTTATATCCTCATCAGAGTGGCTATTGGGATAATTACTTTGCATATGATGGAGTTCAAACATCGTGGCATGGCCAGTTGCGTGACGAAGGACGTGCCGCAGTTGCGGTCGGCAAACTTCATTACCTTTCCAGTGAAATTGCCCAGGGGTTTAGCGACGAAGTCGTTACCATGCACATTCATAAGGCAACGGGGGACCTAGTTGGCTTGCTGCGGGGGACAGACGAGGGTGTTCCTGAACGAATTAGCTTTCGCAACATGTACGGTGAGTCGGGAGTTGGAGAAGCGCCGTATCAAAAGTATGACCTTGATGTCACCAAGTGTGCAATAGAGTGGTTGAACAATGAAGCTCCAAAAATTAAAGAGCCTTGGGTTCTACTTGTGTCCTACGCCAGCCCGCACCCACCGTTCACAGTTCCTGAGCGTTTCTTTGATATGTATCCACTCGATAAAGTACCTATGCCTGTACAATGGGACGAGCGCAGTCGGCCAGATCACCCTGCCCTGAATCATATACGTCGAGTAGATTGCCTTTCAGAGCCGGTCGATGAAAATTTCGTGCGCCGCACCGTGGCAGGCTACTGTGGTTTGGTATCACACATTGATGAGCAAATTGGTGAGGTTATTCGCGCAGCGCGTGAGGGGGGCATTCTAGAGACCACGCGTTTACTTTATACGAGTGATCATGGTGAAGCAGCTGGCAATCATGGTATGTTCGGAAAATCAACGTTGTATGAACACTCACTTGGCATCCCCCTAATGATGTGTGGCCCTGATATCCGGAAAGGAACAGTTGTTAATGAAATCGTATCTAATGTGGATCTGTTTGATACCATTATTGAAAGTGTCGGGTCTTCGGTAAGAGGAAGCAACAATGATCGCATGGGAGCATCTCTTTGGCCCCTTATCGATGGCGTTCCAAATCCTCGTCTAGGCTTTGCCGAAGTTCATGTGAAGTCAACTAAGGATGCAGCGTATATGTTGCGAGAGGACAATATAAAGTTGATATACCACGTTAATTCTCCATCACAAATGTTTGATCTTAAAGCTGATCCCTTTGAAACTAATGACCTAGTTAACGACCCCGCCTACTCCGATACTTTGGGTCGCTTGGAGCGCGAACTGCGGAAAATTATTGATCCAGAGGAAGTAGACACGCGCGCAAAAACTGCTCAATTAATTCACGCAGAACGTAATGGTGGCGTCGATGCCATACGCATTCAACAAAATATCACTATGACACCACCCCCAGCATAA
- a CDS encoding toxin-antitoxin system YwqK family antitoxin, with protein sequence MKRCLVPVFVLSLLFPSFASGETLICRVTGLTCSRIDSEGLVERENLFYYRLSETPFTGKVAGKERGSIKNGKWDGPYIRYYNDGGVRVKGTYSNGLYHGVWLWYFQSGQLETKQTYERDSRDGPYLNYYENGQLRAKGSFKSDKYDGPFVWYYQDGQLWSKGNYKDGLRYGSWLKYHKNGQLQEKGNFKGGIKDGLWSFFLKDGTKRTAPCSRGFDEGSGMYKDGKKISN encoded by the coding sequence ATGAAGCGCTGTCTTGTCCCAGTTTTTGTGCTATCTCTCTTGTTCCCCTCATTTGCGAGCGGTGAAACGCTGATTTGTAGAGTTACCGGATTGACCTGCTCCCGGATTGACTCTGAGGGCCTGGTTGAACGGGAGAACCTTTTCTACTATAGGCTTTCTGAGACACCCTTTACAGGGAAGGTGGCAGGCAAAGAGCGCGGGTCAATTAAGAACGGTAAGTGGGATGGCCCCTATATTCGTTACTATAACGATGGCGGGGTGCGGGTAAAGGGAACCTATTCGAATGGTCTATATCACGGCGTTTGGCTTTGGTATTTTCAGAGCGGGCAGTTGGAGACCAAACAAACCTATGAAAGGGACAGCAGGGATGGTCCCTATCTCAATTATTACGAAAATGGACAGTTACGTGCCAAAGGAAGTTTCAAAAGTGATAAGTATGACGGCCCTTTTGTTTGGTACTACCAAGATGGGCAACTGTGGTCTAAAGGAAACTATAAGGACGGTTTAAGATACGGTTCCTGGTTAAAGTATCACAAAAATGGACAATTACAGGAGAAGGGAAACTTTAAGGGTGGAATAAAAGACGGCTTGTGGAGTTTCTTTTTAAAGGATGGCACAAAACGAACTGCCCCATGCAGCCGCGGCTTTGATGAGGGTTCTGGCATGTACAAAGATGGAAAAAAAATTTCCAACTAA